The Papaver somniferum cultivar HN1 chromosome 3, ASM357369v1, whole genome shotgun sequence genome includes a region encoding these proteins:
- the LOC113356598 gene encoding uncharacterized protein At4g06598-like, translated as MANSKGSSNFRNFLHGGQQSLLPPRIPFPSVLTSYIDYGSNSSTSRGVPKPRQGLKHHQRTSSESFLIEEQPSWVEELLNEPETPVRRGHRRSSSDSFTYFDSANASMDSLFQEDNKFKNIASLPRTASGDFDHYRDTNHASFYPELNSFMRQQDRSWETSMNSMAYPGGLPSRCDNTVPHTSGYSCPPQEPAGVSSIPTEKQDQEDSSGPHDPKASSERRDYTKPSSSETDPKRAKQQFAQRSRVRKLQYIAELERNVQALQAEGSEVAAEIEFLDQQGLLLNMENKALKHRLDGLAQEQLIKCLEQEMLEREIARLRVLYQQQQLQQHQPQQRAPSAPRRSSSREHLNLDAQFSSLSLKHEAGSGRDPVSGSLRI; from the exons ATGGCGAATTCGAAAGGGTCATCAAACTTCAGAAATTTTCTACATGGTGGACAACAATCACTACTTCCTCCCAGGATTCCCTTCCCAAGTGTGCTAACCTCATATATTGACTATGGGTCTAATTCCTCAACATCCAGAGGTGTTCCGAAACCCAGGCAAGGACTTAAGCACCACCAACGTACTTCCTCTGAGAGCTTCCTCATAGAAGAGCAGCCATCTTGGGTGGAGGAACTCCTTAATGAACCAGAGACTCCTGTTAGGAGAGGTCATCGGCGTTCGTCAAGTGACTCTTTTACATATTTCGATTCTGCCAATGCTTCCATGGATTCCCTGTTTCAAGAGGACAATAAATTTAAAAATATAGCATCCTTACCTAGAACAGCATCAGGAGACTTCGATCACTATAGAGATACCAATCATGCTTCGTTTTATCCAGAACTGAACTCTTTCATGAGACAGCAAGATAGGTCATGGGAAACATCCATGAATTCTATGGCCTACCCAGGTGGACTTCCATCTAGATGTGATAACACTGTACCCCACACCTCTGGGTACTCGTGTCCTCCGCAGGAGCCAGCTGGAGTTTCATCTATTCCCACGGAAAAGCAAGATCAAGAGGATTCTTCTGGTCCACATGATCCCAAGGCGTCCTCTGAAAGAAGGGACTATACCAAGCCGTCTTCATCTGAAACTGATCCAAAACGTGCTAAACA GCAGTTTGCTCAGCGTTCACGGGTGCGGAAGCTTCAGTACATTGCTGAGCTTGAAAGGAATGTCCAAGCCTTACAG GCGGAAGGATCTGAAGTTGCAGCTGAAATTGAATTTCTAGACCAGCAAGGTCTTTTACTAAACATGGAAAACAAAGCCCTGAAACACCGATTGGATGGCCTGGCACAGGAACAACTCATCAAGTGCT TGGAGCAGGAAATGTTAGAGAGAGAAATTGCCAGGCTTCGAGTCTTGTATCAGCAACAGCAACTTCAGCAGCATCAACCGCAACAGCGTGCACCTTCTGCTCCTCGTCGTTCCAGTAGCAGGGAGCACCTTAACCTTGATGCTCAGTTTTCGAGCCTCTCCCTAAAGCATGAGGCAGGTTCTGGTCGCGACCCTGTAAGTGGCTCACTTCGGATTTGA